In Alkalidesulfovibrio alkalitolerans DSM 16529, the genomic stretch GGGCATCGCATGCTTGTCGATCCAGCGGTAAATGGTGTCACTGCTGACACCGAGGTACTTGCCTATCTCGTCTACTGATAACCAGCGGTCTTCCATCTCGGCCATATCTCCAACTCCTCAAGGGCGATTGGTTTTCTTGCCACGCCAGAGGCGGTAACGGGGATGCTGGGCGCAGCTTCCCCAACTTAAAACATCCTCTAATATATTT encodes the following:
- a CDS encoding helix-turn-helix domain-containing protein; this encodes MAEMEDRWLSVDEIGKYLGVSSDTIYRWIDKHAMPAHRMGRLWKFKKDEVDEWVKAGGAADKSRQDQAE